The genome window TATACGTTGTTCTACGACAAGATTTTGATGAAAGCCAAAGAAGAAATAAAGCCGCTGGACCGCATACTCGAGGCCTCGCAATTCATGGTGTCCCAGGAAGTAAAGGAGCGTTTCACTAAAAACCTGAAACGTTTCATGATCCCCAAAGGGCGGATCCTGGTCGATCTCGGGCAGGTGAGCCCTAATCTTTATTTGATCGAAAAAGGAGTGATGCGCACTTATTATTTGCGCGGTTCGGAGGACATTACTTCACTGTTGGTTGCGGACGGAGACATTGTCTGCATTGCCGAAAGTTTTCTGTTGCAACAATTATCAAACGAAGTGCTGGAAACGCTCGAAGATACGATCGTATATGCCATAGGGTACGATGCTTACAGGAAGCTCGTGCAAGAGGACGCGTACATGGCCGGACTGGCTGTCAAACTGCTCGAACAGCATCTGATTAATTTCACAGACCGTGTCAAAGTTTTTAAATATCTATCTGTTGAACAGCGTATTGAACATTATGTAAATCAACCTTCGTCACTATTCCGCCGCATTCCGGATCATTATATTGCCACTTATCTCGGCACAACTCCGGCAACATTCAGCCGCTGTCTTAAAAGTATTCAATTTGATAAAAACCGTTGATCTATTTTGTAATTACCAGTGACATTTAAAGTAGAAATACATTAAAAAAGCCGTAATCAATCCTGCGATTCATTACGGCTTTTTTTCAGTAATAACTTGAAAAACTGCAAGGCTATTAACCTTCCTGCTCAACAGCTTTTGGCTTACGGCCACGTGGCTTTCCGGTGTAAGCTGGCTTTGGTTCAGAACTTGCCAATGCTAATTCGTAACCTACAACGCCATCTTCGTAATGGAATGGTGTTGCCGTAAATGTGTATTTTGTAGTGTCAAAAGCGACGCCGCCTTGTTTCAAAATAATAGCCAGCGGAATCACATATCCCCGGCCACTTTTTACCAATTCAAATGTATCTGTATCATCAGAAGAAGGAATCAGATATACCGTATTGATCTTTCTTTTCCCCTGATCCGTTCCGATTTTGAACCGTGTTGCATCGGCTTCAATTCCTAATTCTTCAAGAGCAGCAACGGGAAGAACAATTTTACCTGTTGCGGAAATGTAGCCGGCAGGTTTAGCCTTTGATTTGATTACCTCACTTTTTGGAAGGTTTTCCTGAGGTGAAAAAAACTTAATTGATTTAGCTTTCATAAAATATGAATTAAAAATTAGCGGTTATGTCCGGTGAAATTAATCATTATAATTTCTATAAAAAATTCAGGCTAAATAAACATCCCGAATTTACCGGAATCAACATTAATCCAACTAATTAAATCCGTAGTATAAATAACCGGAAATATCAACTAAGTAAACTACAAATACATAAAGGATTTACTTTCTTCTTTTGAATTTGGGAGGCTGAACATAAAGTTCAATGGTGCCCGCAAATCCCGAAGTCTGCACGGGTACTGCGCCTTCAATTAAACGGTTGGAGACATTCTGACGATAACCCGCGAATAGCTCAACACCAGCATAATTGCCGAGCTTACGGTTATATGACATGCCCAAATCAATGTCTACCCGACGGCAAACGCCGAGCGCATCGCTGTTGAATTGGTGAAGATAATAGGTCCGGCTCACTGCTTCGGATTTCAGGTAAATGATATCCGAAGGCGAAAGGTTTTTCCTGAAAGCGATCTTCTTGGGAAGCATCATTTCCAGTCCGGAATTTTCAGAAAAATTGTAGTTAAAAATCAGAACAGGAAGCACTGTAACCCTGAAACTCTTGTTCATCATTACACCAAAACCCACTTCTTTATTAGCGCTTTTCCTGCGCAGGAAAGAAGCAGATAATGTATAGTTAATAGGAATCTCCGACCAGAACAACCGCCCGAAATCGCCGCTTTTATTAATATGTGAAGTAAATATAAGCCACGAACTGCTATCTAATTTAACCACCGAATTAAGGTCCAGCGCAAATGTCCGCAAATTCCAGCCTTCCATATGGCTTACCGGATTTTCACCCGTGCTTTTAAATTCAAGCTGTTCTGTGCGATAATTGGGACCGAGCAGCACGGCCATTTTTTTATTGTGAACAAGCGGGACCCATACACGCATGAAATATTCTTCCTGCGTAAATCTTTTGGTATCCGTCCCATTAAAGCGGTATGTTTTACCGGGCGCATGCGTATGACGGAACGTTAACCATTTTGATGGCGCCATCCCTTCGAGTCCGGGTTTAAGCGATTGGCACACAGCGTGCGCACTCAGCAATGTGAGTATAATAAAAAATGGCCCGGGACCGCGAAACTGCATAAATTACTAGTTATGAGCTGGTAACGAAAATGGATTTCCAATAAGTTCCGGAGTTTGTTAAAACAAAATGAGTTGGATAATGCTCCGATTATCCAACTCATTTCAAATTCCTATTTATGACAATTTTATCTAATATCCTCGTATTTCCCCTGGTTCAAATCGCCGGTTTCAAACCCTTTTTTGAACCAATACATTCTTTGTTGTGAACTTCCATGCGTAAACGCATCCGGGACAACGTAGCCTTGCGATTCCTTCTGGAGCTTATCGTCACCGATGGCGTTAGCTGCCGTTAGTGCTGCTTCCAGGTCACCGGGTTCTAGGATATTTTCCATTTGCTGCGCATGGTTAGCCCAAACGCCTGCAAAGAAATCTGCCTGAAGTTCGAGCTTTACGGACAGCTTGTTGTATTCTTCCTTACTGATCCGGCCGCGCTGCTCTTGCAGCTGCCCCGAAATCCCCATCAAATTTTGCACGTGGTGCCCTACTTCGTGTGCCACAACATACGCCACCGCAAAATCGCCCGGCGCTTTGAACCTGTCGCGTAATTCATTACAAAAGTCAAGGTCAATGTATACTTTCTGATCAGCAGGGCAGTAAAACGGCCCCATTGCAGAAGATGCGCCGCCGCAGGCGCTTTGTGTTGCGTCTTCGAACATTTGCAAGGTTGGCTGCTCGTACTGTGCGTCATTGGCCTTGTAAATCTCGCCCCAGACATCCTCTGTGCTACCCAAAACAGCTGAAACGAAATCGGCAGTTTTATCATCGGGAAGCGGTCCTGGCGCTCGCGTCTGAGCAGGCTGCTGGGTTTCCGTCCCTTGCAGATTCCCTAAAATCTCGCTGGGATCCTGACCGGTTAAGAGTCCAATTGCCAGCACAATGATCATTCCGATCCCGCCGATCGCTACTTTACCGCCTCCGGACATTCCCCGGCGGTCTTCCACATTGCCGCTTCTTCGTAAATCTTGCCAACGCATATTTTCTGATGTTTGAGATGCATGGAAATCAATAAAAACCATGCCAATATACGTCGGTGATAATTATTGCATAAGTTTAGGATGTAAAAACAAATATGCCGAAAATGAACCAGGAAATTAACCATCCATTACCCAAGGCTTATGTTGCCATCGACAATGCCACAAAAGCATCCGGCTTTACCATGGCATCCGACATTCAGACCTGTTCTTTGCTTAAAACATTAGCCGCCTCAAAACCAGCCGGCAAATTCCTGGAACTCGGAACAGGCACCGGACTATCCACAGCCTGGATCCTCGACGGCATGGACAGTGATTCGACATTGGTTTCGATTGACAATGAGGCTCAATTCCTGGCCATTGCAGAGGACCATTTGGGCCAGGACCCCAGGCTAACATTAGCATTGACCGACGGCGAAGACTGGGTCAAAAATAACCTCAACCAAAAATACGACTATATTTTCGCCGACACCTGGCACGGCAAATACCTAATGCTGGAAGAAGTGCTGGCCATGCTAAACAAAGGCGGTTATTACATCATCGACGATATGCTCCCCCAACCCAACTGGCCCGAAGGCCACGATCTAAAAGCCATTAAGCTAATCGAAGATCTTGAAAAAAGAACAGACCTGGTTCTCACAAAACAAGTCTGGGCAACCGGCATTGTGATTGCGGTAAAAGTTTAAATGCAATCCCCGGTTCCGGGAAATGAAGGAACCGGGAATTGCATGATTATCGCAAAACCAATACTTTTTGCTGCAACACCCTATCCCTTCCGGTAAGCCTTACTATGTAAATTCCAGTGCTTGTGGCTTGAAGCGGGATGCTTAATGGGCCGCTTTTGCCGGTGATTTCCTGGGACATGAAGATGGTTCCGCTCGTGCTGACCAATTCCATTTTATCAAAGGGATCGCTGAGCACCATATCGATGGTGGCATTGCTGATAAGTGAGGGTCTTACGAAGTTGGCAGGGGAATCGTCTTCGGTATTCACAACGATGATTTTGGAATAGGCGAAACTATTGTCCTTATCAACCATTTTTAACCTGTAATAAAGATTGCCATCAAAATTGATGTTATGTGAAAATGCATATTGAGAGCCGGAAACGGCATTTTGTCCACTTACTGTTCCTACTTTTACAAATTGAGCTGTGTTGAAGCCTTGTTCTATGTCGAATTGCCTGAAATCTGTTTCGCTGGATGTTGACCAGGACAATTTTACACCTTCATTCCCCGGTGTGCCTGAAAAATCAACCAATGTTACGGGTAATGCAGTACCCGCAGAAATTCGGTAAACCGCACTGCCGGTTACGGCGTAAATTTCACCGCGCTGATCCTCTCCAATATCCGTGATATAAATTACAGTGGAAGTCTGGTATGTTTTAGTGGCTTCATTGGCGGAAATTTTATGGATATCGCCGGAGTAGTAATCGGTCCCAATGTACCAGCCGTACATTTGAGGGTAAAGTGATCCTCTGTAAACCACACCTCCGATGACTGATTGCCCTCTTTCACCATTGACATAAGCGTAAGCAGGAGCCACATAAGGCCCGCCTGTGTCGCAGCCGGTCCTGTTCACCCCTGGCGTTGCAATGTCGCCCTCAAAACAGCGCCACCCGAAATTGGCATTCGCAAGCTGAGCCGGCGTTCTGTGGTTGATTTCTTCCCTGGCTCCCTGCCCTACGTCGCCTATCCACGCATCGCCGGTAAGCCTGTCAAAGCTCCATCGATATGGGTTTCGTAATCCTAATGCATAAACCGCATTGCCATAAGGATTACCGGCTGGGACGGCGTATTTGATGGGATTGCTATCGGGCACATTTACATCCATCCGTAAAATTTTACCAAGCAAAACATTTGGATTTTTAGCATTCTGATTCACGTCATTTGCGCCTCCACCATCACCGACCGACAAATAGAGAAAACCATCCTTACCGAAATGCATTTCGCCTCCATTGTGGTTTGCGTTACCAGGATGCGGAATTTCCAGGACTTCTAATCTGGTATTCGGATTGACTGCACTATTACTTGCCGGATTGGCAGCCGTGTATCTTGCCACCACAAGATTCCCCTGCATATTGGAATAATAAGTGTAAAAATATCCGTTGGTTTCGAAGTTCGGATGAAAAGCGATACTCAGCAAACCGTCTTCATTTCCTGTAAGCACAACCTGACTGTTCTGATTCATATTCAGAAAGGTAGTAGGCGTCGCGGACGGGCTCGGTGCCAGCACCTTGATTGTTCCGCCGCGTTCAGCAATGAAAATGCGGTTGGAATTATCGTCAGCATGCACCAGCTGCATGGCAGAACTTAGTCC of Dyadobacter chenhuakuii contains these proteins:
- the ypfJ gene encoding KPN_02809 family neutral zinc metallopeptidase; this encodes MRWQDLRRSGNVEDRRGMSGGGKVAIGGIGMIIVLAIGLLTGQDPSEILGNLQGTETQQPAQTRAPGPLPDDKTADFVSAVLGSTEDVWGEIYKANDAQYEQPTLQMFEDATQSACGGASSAMGPFYCPADQKVYIDLDFCNELRDRFKAPGDFAVAYVVAHEVGHHVQNLMGISGQLQEQRGRISKEEYNKLSVKLELQADFFAGVWANHAQQMENILEPGDLEAALTAANAIGDDKLQKESQGYVVPDAFTHGSSQQRMYWFKKGFETGDLNQGKYEDIR
- a CDS encoding PQQ-dependent sugar dehydrogenase, with the translated sequence MKHFNFSLKIFLSASGILLCTGLAFAQTPEVNIDTENPVITGLSSAMQLVHADDNSNRIFIAERGGTIKVLAPSPSATPTTFLNMNQNSQVVLTGNEDGLLSIAFHPNFETNGYFYTYYSNMQGNLVVARYTAANPASNSAVNPNTRLEVLEIPHPGNANHNGGEMHFGKDGFLYLSVGDGGGANDVNQNAKNPNVLLGKILRMDVNVPDSNPIKYAVPAGNPYGNAVYALGLRNPYRWSFDRLTGDAWIGDVGQGAREEINHRTPAQLANANFGWRCFEGDIATPGVNRTGCDTGGPYVAPAYAYVNGERGQSVIGGVVYRGSLYPQMYGWYIGTDYYSGDIHKISANEATKTYQTSTVIYITDIGEDQRGEIYAVTGSAVYRISAGTALPVTLVDFSGTPGNEGVKLSWSTSSETDFRQFDIEQGFNTAQFVKVGTVSGQNAVSGSQYAFSHNINFDGNLYYRLKMVDKDNSFAYSKIIVVNTEDDSPANFVRPSLISNATIDMVLSDPFDKMELVSTSGTIFMSQEITGKSGPLSIPLQATSTGIYIVRLTGRDRVLQQKVLVLR
- a CDS encoding Crp/Fnr family transcriptional regulator; this encodes MKAKEEIKPLDRILEASQFMVSQEVKERFTKNLKRFMIPKGRILVDLGQVSPNLYLIEKGVMRTYYLRGSEDITSLLVADGDIVCIAESFLLQQLSNEVLETLEDTIVYAIGYDAYRKLVQEDAYMAGLAVKLLEQHLINFTDRVKVFKYLSVEQRIEHYVNQPSSLFRRIPDHYIATYLGTTPATFSRCLKSIQFDKNR
- a CDS encoding DUF6268 family outer membrane beta-barrel protein, encoding MQFRGPGPFFIILTLLSAHAVCQSLKPGLEGMAPSKWLTFRHTHAPGKTYRFNGTDTKRFTQEEYFMRVWVPLVHNKKMAVLLGPNYRTEQLEFKSTGENPVSHMEGWNLRTFALDLNSVVKLDSSSWLIFTSHINKSGDFGRLFWSEIPINYTLSASFLRRKSANKEVGFGVMMNKSFRVTVLPVLIFNYNFSENSGLEMMLPKKIAFRKNLSPSDIIYLKSEAVSRTYYLHQFNSDALGVCRRVDIDLGMSYNRKLGNYAGVELFAGYRQNVSNRLIEGAVPVQTSGFAGTIELYVQPPKFKRRK
- a CDS encoding O-methyltransferase, with the translated sequence MNQEINHPLPKAYVAIDNATKASGFTMASDIQTCSLLKTLAASKPAGKFLELGTGTGLSTAWILDGMDSDSTLVSIDNEAQFLAIAEDHLGQDPRLTLALTDGEDWVKNNLNQKYDYIFADTWHGKYLMLEEVLAMLNKGGYYIIDDMLPQPNWPEGHDLKAIKLIEDLEKRTDLVLTKQVWATGIVIAVKV